TTTTCAGAACTGGTTACCAAAATAACTGACAGGTTACAAATTCATTCCTGCGGATGTGAACAGGTGATTAATCCTGTAATCCAACCGAATGTAAAAGTTACAGGAGATCCTTTTACGCTTTCTTCTGTAGTGACTAACCTGGTAGAAAATGCGGTAAAATATTCTGGCCCATGTGCTGAAGTGGGAGTTGAACTGAGAATGCGTGATGGACATCCTTTCCTGAGTGTTTCGGATAGAGGGCCTGGTATTCCGGATGCGGAAAAAATGCTCATATTTGATAAGTTTTACCGCGTTGGTGAAGAAAACACAAGGAAAGCGAAAGGAACGGGACTGGGATTGTTTATAGTAAAAGAAGTTTTGCAAAAACATGATGCTGATATCAGTGTCAGAGACAATGTGCCTCAGGGTACAATTTTTGAAATCACATTTAGTTGATCATTATGCAACAGAAATTAAGAATTTTATTGGTCGAAGATGAAGACCATTTATTAGATGCTATAAAATTAAACCTTGAATTGGAAGGTTACAAAGTCCATGCAGTTAAAGACGGTAAAACTGCTTTGAAAATATTCAAAGAAGAACGTTTTAACCTGATTATTCTGGATGTGATGCTTCCTGAAATGGATGGTTTCCAGGTTTGTGAAACTATACGTCTGGAAAATACTGAGGTTCCTATCTTATTTTTAACTGCTAAAAACACTAGTGAAGACCGTGTTATGGGCCTTAAAAAAGGAGCTGATGATTATTTGGTGAAGCCTTTCAACCTGGAAGAGTTAATCTTAAGAGTGGGTATTCTGGTTAAACGTAGTATGAAATCAGATGATTTAAAGGAATTAAACTCTTACAAAATCGGTGAAAAAACTATCTATTTCAACTCATTTGAGCTGAAACAGGATGACGGGGTAATCGTACCTTTAACTAAAAAAGAAACGATGCTGCTTAAATTACTGATTGAACGTAAAAATGAAGCAGTTTCAAGAGAGCAAATTCTCGAAACTGTTTGGAATTACGATGTTTATCCTTCTACACGTACCATTGATAACTTCATTCTTACATTCCGTAAGTATTTTGAACCAGATCAGAAAAACCCGGTTTACTTCCACTCTATCCGTGGTGTAGGCTATAAATTTACGGATATTCATAACTAATGTATAACGCAAAAGGCAGGTATGCCCTGATGGCAATTTTTGTTATTGCCGCTGGGGTGTGCCTTTTTTATGACCAGCAACAGCTGGCAGTAATTTTAGGCTTGATGGCGGGATTTGTAATCTGGAGCCATTTTAAAAGCAGTTCCATCTTAATTGCTTCCAAATACTTTAAGGATGGAAATTATGAGAAAGCAGCACAATTATTGGCAGAAGTGCCAAATCCGGATCGTCTGGCTAAAAACAGACGGGGTTACTACGAATTTATGATTGCCAATATTGCACTTAAAAAAGAAGATTATGCGGCTGCCGAATATCATTTTCAGGTAGCAAGCCGTTTTCCTCTGGGCTCAAAAAGTGATAAGTCTTTTGTATTAATACATCTGGCTAATCTTGCCCTGCGCAAAAAAGATAAAGTAAGAGCACTGGCTTATGCTGATAAAGCAAAAGACCTCGCAAATACCGATAGAACGAAAGAGATAATTAATAAAATAGAAAAAGAAGCAAATAGCTTACCAACAAATTAAGATTAGATGAACACTTTATTTTTAGATGCAGCATGGTCCAAACAAACTGAACGCCCACCCGTATGGATGATGCGTCAGGCTGGTCGTTTCATGCCGGAATATTGGGAGATTAAAAACAAGTATTCATTCTTAGAGATGTGCAAAACACCTGAAATTGCTGCTGATGTAACTATGTTACCAGTGGATTTGTTAGGTATTGATGCTGCTATTTTGTTTTGTGATATATTGGTTACTGGTGAAGCAATGGGAGGTGATCTCAGCTTTACTCAGGGAGTAGGGCCACGTTTTGCAAACCCTGTACGTACATTAAAAGACGTAGAAAATCTGAATGTGGATTGTTTGGATCAGCTGGAATATGTTGCTGATGCAATTAAAGTAATTCAGCAGCGCCTGAATGGTAGTATTCCATTAATTGGTTTTGCTGGTGCACCGTTTACCGTGATGAGCTATCTGGTTGAAGGAGCTTCATCAAAAGATTTTAAGCTTACTAAATTACTGATGCACAATCATCCTGAAGTTGCACACAAACTTTTGGCTAAAATTGCAAAAGTAACGGCTGAATATTTGAATTTGCAGATTGCTGCCGGTGTAAATGCAATACAGATTTTTGATAGCTGGGCCCTGGCTTTGTCATGGAACGACTATCAGGAATTTTCTCATCGTTACATCCAGGAAATTATTGCTAACCTGAACAGAAAAGATATCCCTGTGATTTCTTTCTGTAAAGGAAGTTCAGTGTTTGCACCTATTATGGCTACTGCAAAACCTGATGTAATTTCCGTAGACTGGAATGCTGATTTACTGAATATTAAACAGGCTTTACCTGCTGGTATTGCGGTTCAGGGAAATCTTGATCCGCATATACTGTATGCAGATAAACCGGTTATTAAAAAGCATATCTTACAGTTATTTGAACGTATGCGTGGTGAAAACGGATTCATATTTAATTTAGGACATGGTATTATGCCGGATATTCCTTTTGACAATGTGAAATACGCAATTGATTTTATTAAAGAATTCCGCTATTAATGGACCAGTATTATCCATATGTCCTTTCTGTCCATATCATCTTTGTGGTGAGCTGGATGGCCGGACTATTTTATAGTGTAAGACTCTTTATTTACCATACGGAAGCAAATGACCGCCCTGCTCAGGAAAAGGAAATTCTTCAAAAAGAGTTTATTAAGATAGAGCATAAGTTGTGGCACATCATTACTAATCCTGCAATGACGTTTGCTGTGCTTGCAGGGATCAGTATGATTTGCATCCGCCCGGGATTGTTAAGTACACCCTGGCTACATGTTAAACTTGGTTTTGTTTTGTTATTGCTGGTTTATCATTTTATCTGTCAGCGAATCATGAAACAAATGAAGAACGGGATTTTTAAACTGAGTTCTTTTAAACTGAGATTGTGGAACGAGGTGGCTACTGTGTTATTGGTAGCGATCGTGTTCACTGTAGTACTGAAAAGTGCAGTTGACTGGGTTTATGGGTTGATAGGGTTGATAATTTTTGCGGGGGGAATTATGATGGCGGTGAAGTTGTACAAGAATTATCGTCAGAAACGGGGAGAGTAAAAGGAAATAAAAAAGCCTTGAGTTTTTTCTTCTGACGTTCGCGAAAAGCGAACAATGTCAGAAAAAACTCAAGGCTTTTTTTATTTCCCAAAGGGAGAACCTGCCCGTTTCCAGAGATCAATTACTTGTATTGGGGGGATGGAGTTGTTAAGGAGCAGAATGGTTTACTTTTTGGCGCACTTAATATGGAGGAGCTTATTAGTTTAATTTTGACGCTTTATATTGGAGAACCGATTGATTTGCTTTTAGGAAATTATAGAGATAAACCGAATGGCTTGCTCCGTAAAATCTTATAGGAGAACAGACAGATTTGCTTTTAGGAACTCGTGCTGATAAACTGATTTGCTTTTAGGAAATTATAGAGATAAACCGAATGGCTTGCTCCGTAAAATCTTATAGGAGAACAGACAGATTTGCTTTTAGGAACTCGTGCTGATAAACTGATTTGCTTTTAGGAAATTATAGAGATAAACCAATGGCTTGCTCCGTAAAATCTTATAGGAGAACGGACAGATTTGCTTTTAGGAACTCGTGCTGATAAACTGATTTGCTTAATTTGAAAAAGCTTATAGAGTGGTGGGGATTTTTTACTTTTAGAGTCCTCATTGGATAAATTAAATGGCCTGTTTAAAGGAATCTCAAGGCTTGTTTTTATCTTTTAGTTATCCTGTCGGAAAGAGAATTGGATTGATGATTTTTCTTTGACGGCATTAAGTACAGGAATGATTAAATTTAACCGCAATAAACAGAAATGATATTCTAACTGTTACCTGCAGTTAAGAAAGAACATTCAGGAAAATAAATAATTTGAGTATAAAGAGTTGAGTTGTTTAGGTAATGAATAACAGAATGCAACAGGACTGGAAAATAGATAAGGGATATAAACAGACATGATCAAATGATATGAGGAAGAATTTACTAATGAATTTGATACTTACTGGAATGATTGGGATGGCTTCTCTGACGGTAAGTGCACAAAGTGATACAAATGATACAACGATTGTGAAAACTGTCTCAAAAGGCAGGAAATATAAGACAAGCGTATCTTTTGGACGTAGTGAAGATAGTGTCAGCAATAATGAATCGGCTCCTACCGGTCGCTTTGGGTACGGAATCACTTTTACAAGACTGGACATTGGCTTCTCAAAGCTAATTGACAATGGAAGCTTTACGCTTTCTCCTAAAAATGACTTTCTGAGTTACAGAGGATTTAAAACCAGCACTATCTCCTTTGATCTGTTGTATTTTGGTTATCGGTTCAACCCTAATTTCAGAATCTATGCCGCAGCAGGATTCGACTGGACTTTGATACGTTTGAGGAGAAATATAACCATTCAGAAAAATACACCTGATCTTAGCTATATAGAAGAACCTGTTGATTTTGATAAAAATAGATTTTCCAGCAGCTATGTACATATCCCATTAAATTTTGAATTCAGAACCAAAGAAAATCAACGGGGAAAAAGATTTTATTTCGTAGTAGGCCCGGAAGTTGGTTTTCTGCTGAATGGGAAGGTCAAGCAGATCAGTGAGGAACGCGGAAAACAAAAGTTCAAAGATGACTATAATTTCCAAAAAGTGCGTTTAGGAGGAACAGTAAGAGTTGCCTATGCGGGAATAGGTCTGTTCACCAAATATTATTTCAATGATATGTTTGAGAGTGAAGCACAGAAAGGGCTTAAAAACATAGCATTTGGTATCACTCTTGGGATACACTAAACCCGGTTACTGATAAGAAATATCATTTACTTATAAAAAAAGGCCTCTTGACTTTCTTACGTCAAGAGGCTTTTTTATGTCATATCCGATTCTATTCGACGCTATTACTGGATAATTTGTGTCCGAACCGTATCTTTACGTCGTGGACGAAAATATCATCAGCGTTAGACAACTAACTAAACAATATCAGACTGAACAGGCTTCAGGAATCAGAAATATCAGTTTCGACATTAAACGGGGAGACATCATTGCTGTAATTGGTGAAAGTGGAAGTGGAAAGTCGACTTTGTTAAAGTCCATTTTCGGTTTATTAAAAGTTGATGATGGAGAAGTACTCTTTAATGGTAAACGTGTTTTAGGACCTGATGAACAGCTCATTCCCGGACACAAGGAGATGAAAATTGTAACCCAGGATTTCTCTCTGAATATCTATGCTAAAGTATATGATAATATTGCTTCTGTTCTTTCTAATACGAATGTAAAAGCAAAAGAAGAGAAGACCGTCAATATGATGCAGCACCTGCATATCGATCATCTGAGAAATAAAAAGATAACTGAACTAAGTGGCGGTGAACAGCAAAGGGTAGCCATTGCCAAAGCCTTAGTCACCGATACCAGCGTTCTATTACTGGATGAACCTTTTAGCCAGGTAGATGCCTTGCTGAAAAATCAACTGCGTGCTGATATTAAGCGGATAGCGGCCGAAACTGGTGTAACTGTTATCATTGTATCACACGATCCGGCAGATGGTCTGTTCCTCGCTGATGAATTATTACTGATGAAAGATGGTACATTGATCCAAAAAGGAAGACCGTCACACGTTTATAATCACCCCGAACATATTTATACAGCTCAGCTATTAGGTAACGCTGTCGTTCTTAAGCCAGAAGATGCACAAAAAATTGGTCTGCAGGGAAAAGGCCAGTCTGTTGTGTTCTATCCTGAATGGGTAGAGTTAAAGAGTGGCTGGAATAGTAAACGTTATGAAGTAAAGGACGTCTACTACAAAGGATTTTATGAGGAACTGTTGCTGGAGAGAAATGGTGTAATTATCAGGGCGATTCAGCTCAATAGGGGAGAGCATAAAAAAAAACGACCACGTTCAGGCGAACATTGGTCGTTTTCTTGAATTCTAAATATTATAGAGAAGAAGTTATCAGAATAATCTTAACTCTTGACTTGTCAGTTGGTCTTGTTGGTGGCACAGACAGATCCGCAGCATTTTGAAGATACAGCGTTATCCCTCCAACTGCATAGGTATAACTATAGCTACGCGCATTATCAACAAGAGGAAGTTTATCATAAAGATCGTTATCCAGTCTTGAAATACTCAATGCGACCTCGTCATTTTCAAATGTAGCCTTATCAAGGTCAGGCAGCGGTAAGAAAACACTAAGGGTATTACCATCTTGTCTCCAGTCACCAGGCTGAATGTATCTTAAGTAAGTCTTGTTCGGTAATCCATTGTCATTAGGAACCAGGACCTCTTTCTTGCACGAAGACAATCCAATTGCCGTTATCGCTAAGAGTAATAGTATGTATTTTTTCATATTTGTGTGTTTGTTGTTTCCCTAGCAAATGTGTTGCCAAGTTTATACAGGTAAATTAATTTAACAGCTTTTAACCTATACCGTTTTGAATGGAATCGGTTATTTTGTCTTCTTATGTAAATATAATATTATTGATCTAATACTAACAGCTATTGTTTGATTTTTAATTATACCATTGCTTGTTATCCACAACATTATTAGATATTATGTAAATCTTATTGACAATAGAGTATCTTTTTATTACCATTTTGATCAGGACTTTACCAGGTTTTGTTAAAAACTGTTAAGTTTATTAAACACTTATGTAATAAGATTTTTACCTAAAAACCTAAAAAACTGAAACCAATGAAAAACAAAACTCTATTAATTGCACTTGCTTTTGCAGCACTGACCAGTGCGTGTAAAAAACAAAATGATCAAGGTACTCAGACTGCCGATGTAAAAACCGATAATTGTAATTGCTCCGCAGAGCAGGCATCTCCGGAAATTAAAGGACAATCCATCACTTTCGGCACCGGAAATAAATCCATCCGGCTAACCAAAAAGAATGATCAGTTTATTCTGGGGAGTGATATCCTGTTAAGCAATGAACAGGTTGCTTATCTTAAACACAAATATGATCCTTCAGGAACAGCTACTGAAAGTACGTTTATAGATTATTTAAGTAAAAGATGGACTAATGGTATTGTGTATTATTCAATTGATGCCAATGTACCAAACCAGGCAAGAATTACAGATGCGATAGCACACTGGAAAGCAAAAACCAAATTAACTTTTACACCACGCACTACCCAGGCAAACTATATCAGATTTGTTGTGGGATCTGGTTGCTCCTCTGCACTGGGAATGGCTGGCGGAGCTCAAAAACTTAATCTGGGATCCGGCTGTTCAACAGGTAATGCCATTCATGAAATAGGTCATGCTTTAGGTTTGCTTCACGAACAAAGCAGAACTGACCGTGATGATTATGTGATTATCAATAAAGATAATATCGAACCTGGTCTTGAACATAATTTTGATACCTGGGAAGACAGAGGTTATACAGGTGGTCAAACCGGAGCTTTTGACTTTGGATCTATTATGATGTACCCTTCAAATGCATTTTCAAGTAATGGTGAACCAACAATTACAAAACTTGACGGATCTACTTTCGGCGCACAAAGAACCGCCCTTTCTGCAGGTGACCTGGAAGGATTCAAATATCTGTATCCTGACTATGCACTATAGCCCAGGTCTATTAATTGATAATTATGTTAAAGGCAGCCTGTAAAGCTGCCTTTAACATTTCTGAAAAAGATATATCCCTTAAACCAACCAAAAATCAGTAACCTAATCAAAACCGATGAAGACTAAAATTTTATTAATTGCACTTGCCTGTGCAACAATGATCAGTGCCTGTAAAAAACAAAACGGAGAAGAAAGCCAATCATCAGACATTAAACAAAATGATTGTAACTGTTCAGCTGAACAAGCTCTGCCTGATACCAAGGCAGAACTGATTTCTTTTGGTTCCGGAAATAAACAAATCCAGATTGAAAGAAAAAACGGAATATATATTCTGGGAGGAGATATGGAGCTGACACAAAAACAAGTTGACTTTATCAAACGTCAGTATAATTCTGCAGGTGTTGCTACCGAAAGTACATTCAAAGATGAGCTTAAATTGAGATGGCCGGGTGGTGTGGTTTATTATGTAGTAGACTCCAACATGAACGCAAAGAAAAAGAAATGGGTTACCGATGCTATCGCGCATTGGGAAAGTAAAACCAAATTTACTTTTGTACAACGCGATAAAGAAGCTAATTACGTCAGATTTGTATCGGGAGACGGCTGCTCATCTTCAATTGGGATGGTTGGCGGCCGTCAGAATATCACACTGGGGAACTGTTCATTAGGTAGTACAATTCATGAAATCGGGCATGCTATTGGTCTGTTACATGAACAATGCAGAGCTGATCGTGATGATTTTATTATTGTAAATAAGGATAATATAGAGGATGGTAAGGCTCATAATTTTCAGACCTATATCGAGCGTGGCTGGACTGGTGGTGAAACCGGAGATTTTGATTTTGGCTCTATTATGCTGTATAGTTCAAATGCTTTCTCGAAAAACGGAGAACCTACTATTACAAAACTCGATGGAACTACTTTTACCGGACAACGAAAAGAGTTATCTGAAGGTGATCTTGCAGGGATTAAATTTTTATATCCTGACTCTGTATTTACCGCAAAATAATCTGGTTAACAGTTTATCAATTTAGCATTTAAACAATTGCAGGGGTGGCCGGTGTGCTGCCCTTGTCTGTTTGTAATTGATAAAATTTATACGGTAATTTGTTATCAATTAATAGCTCCGTTCTTAATGGAAATTCAAAGAAAATCAGGCATCAGTTATGAAGAATTTATGGAAGAACACCATAATCCGGGTATTCCCGTAATTTTTACTGATGCAACTAAAGTATGGAAGGCAAATGGTCTGTTCACTCCGGACTGGTTCCGTGAAAACTATCCGGATAAGGAAAGCGATGTGATTAACAAAGATACCGGGAAGCCATACAAAATGACGGAAGTCATGGATCTTGCTGAGCAAAGTTCTGAAGAGAAACTGGCTCCATATCCTTTAACCTTTAATATTACGAAAGAAATTCCTGAAATGCTTGATCTGCTTTTGCCACTCAATCTGGGTTATGCAAAACCAAACTGGCTGGAAGATAAATCTTTTAAACGCGGAAACTGGGGAGGGATTATTGAACTGTTTGTTGGTGGTCCGGGAGGCAAATTTCCTTATGTTCATAAGGACTATTATCATTTGAGTGCATGGATTAATCAATTATATGGAGAGAAGTTGTTTACAGTTTTTCCACGCGGACAGGAAAAGTACCTGTATGCTACTGAAAAGAATCAGTGGCGTTCAGAAGTAAATGTATTTAATCCTGATCTGGAGAAACATCCTGAATTTAAAAATGCCACACCTATCAGTTTTAAGGTGAGTGCCGGAGAAACATTATATATCCCATTTGGTATCTGGCATACCGCTCATTCGCTGACTCCAACAATATCTGTGGCTTTTGATCAGCTGAACAGTAAGAATTTCCCGCTGTTTATGAATGATGTCTGGAATTTTAAGAAAGAAAGTAGTAAACCGAAGGCTGTTGCTGCTTACCTGTATGCACTTGCTTCCGGAATGGGATGCAGATTAAAAGAAACTATCAAAGCATAATAAGGAAAGCATATTCCTGAAATCAGCTAACCATAAAATAAAAAAGGGACTCCATAACTAATAGAGTCCCTTTTTTATTTTATAAACTGATTAAACCTGTTAAACCAGGTATTCAAATAAAGTCTGATCGTCATTCAAATCAATTACCTCGAACTTAAACTCTGCCATTCTTTGCTTTAAAGATGCATAGTCAGTACTTTCCTGCAACTCGATACCCACTAATGCAGGTCCGTTTTCCCGGTTGGTTTTTTTGATAAATTCAAATCTGGTAATATCATCATGAGGGCCCAGTACATTATTAACAAAGGATTTTAATGCACCGGGTCTTTGTGGAAAGCGGACAATGAAATAATGTTTAAGACCTTCAAAAAGCAATGACTTTTCTTTAATCTCCTGCATTCTCTCGATATCATTATTACCACCGCTGACTATACAAACTACTGTTTTACCAGCAATGGTATCTTTCAGCTGATCCAGTGCAGCAATAGCCAATGCACCTGCTGGTTCTACAACAATAGCATCCTCATTATATAATTTTAAAATGGTTGTGCAGATTTTTCCTTCTGGAATAAGCAACATCTGATCCAGTAAATCACTACAATATTCAAAAGTAAGATTACCAACACGTTTTACTGCTGCACCATCTACAAAACGATCTATATAATCCAGCGTAACCGGACTCCCATTTTTTAAAGCCTGGTTCATAGAAGGAGCCCCTTCAGGTTCTACCCCGATCAGTGTAATATCGGGATTGATACTTTTAAAATAACTGCCTACACCCGAAGCCAGTCCGCCGCCGCCAATAGGCATAACAATTACTTCGGCTTCCGGAAGATCCTGATGAATCTCAACTCCTACAGTACCCTGACCCTCTATGATTTTGA
This portion of the Pedobacter lusitanus genome encodes:
- a CDS encoding CopD family protein, whose translation is MDQYYPYVLSVHIIFVVSWMAGLFYSVRLFIYHTEANDRPAQEKEILQKEFIKIEHKLWHIITNPAMTFAVLAGISMICIRPGLLSTPWLHVKLGFVLLLLVYHFICQRIMKQMKNGIFKLSSFKLRLWNEVATVLLVAIVFTVVLKSAVDWVYGLIGLIIFAGGIMMAVKLYKNYRQKRGE
- the hemE gene encoding uroporphyrinogen decarboxylase, which produces MNTLFLDAAWSKQTERPPVWMMRQAGRFMPEYWEIKNKYSFLEMCKTPEIAADVTMLPVDLLGIDAAILFCDILVTGEAMGGDLSFTQGVGPRFANPVRTLKDVENLNVDCLDQLEYVADAIKVIQQRLNGSIPLIGFAGAPFTVMSYLVEGASSKDFKLTKLLMHNHPEVAHKLLAKIAKVTAEYLNLQIAAGVNAIQIFDSWALALSWNDYQEFSHRYIQEIIANLNRKDIPVISFCKGSSVFAPIMATAKPDVISVDWNADLLNIKQALPAGIAVQGNLDPHILYADKPVIKKHILQLFERMRGENGFIFNLGHGIMPDIPFDNVKYAIDFIKEFRY
- a CDS encoding outer membrane beta-barrel protein, with product MNLILTGMIGMASLTVSAQSDTNDTTIVKTVSKGRKYKTSVSFGRSEDSVSNNESAPTGRFGYGITFTRLDIGFSKLIDNGSFTLSPKNDFLSYRGFKTSTISFDLLYFGYRFNPNFRIYAAAGFDWTLIRLRRNITIQKNTPDLSYIEEPVDFDKNRFSSSYVHIPLNFEFRTKENQRGKRFYFVVGPEVGFLLNGKVKQISEERGKQKFKDDYNFQKVRLGGTVRVAYAGIGLFTKYYFNDMFESEAQKGLKNIAFGITLGIH
- a CDS encoding sensor histidine kinase, which produces MLLYSLVQLISWGTLVVKLQPSRMAMVMGEGSVFLFLLCVGAYFLHQSIKKEDLLREQQQNFLLSVTHELKSPLAAIKLSLQTIIKRDLDKARQTSLLNNSLKDIERLDDLVENMLLATKIENRSYSFPKEEFDFSELVTKITDRLQIHSCGCEQVINPVIQPNVKVTGDPFTLSSVVTNLVENAVKYSGPCAEVGVELRMRDGHPFLSVSDRGPGIPDAEKMLIFDKFYRVGEENTRKAKGTGLGLFIVKEVLQKHDADISVRDNVPQGTIFEITFS
- a CDS encoding response regulator transcription factor, whose protein sequence is MQQKLRILLVEDEDHLLDAIKLNLELEGYKVHAVKDGKTALKIFKEERFNLIILDVMLPEMDGFQVCETIRLENTEVPILFLTAKNTSEDRVMGLKKGADDYLVKPFNLEELILRVGILVKRSMKSDDLKELNSYKIGEKTIYFNSFELKQDDGVIVPLTKKETMLLKLLIERKNEAVSREQILETVWNYDVYPSTRTIDNFILTFRKYFEPDQKNPVYFHSIRGVGYKFTDIHN
- a CDS encoding ABC transporter ATP-binding protein, producing the protein MDENIISVRQLTKQYQTEQASGIRNISFDIKRGDIIAVIGESGSGKSTLLKSIFGLLKVDDGEVLFNGKRVLGPDEQLIPGHKEMKIVTQDFSLNIYAKVYDNIASVLSNTNVKAKEEKTVNMMQHLHIDHLRNKKITELSGGEQQRVAIAKALVTDTSVLLLDEPFSQVDALLKNQLRADIKRIAAETGVTVIIVSHDPADGLFLADELLLMKDGTLIQKGRPSHVYNHPEHIYTAQLLGNAVVLKPEDAQKIGLQGKGQSVVFYPEWVELKSGWNSKRYEVKDVYYKGFYEELLLERNGVIIRAIQLNRGEHKKKRPRSGEHWSFS
- a CDS encoding M12 family metallopeptidase produces the protein MKTKILLIALACATMISACKKQNGEESQSSDIKQNDCNCSAEQALPDTKAELISFGSGNKQIQIERKNGIYILGGDMELTQKQVDFIKRQYNSAGVATESTFKDELKLRWPGGVVYYVVDSNMNAKKKKWVTDAIAHWESKTKFTFVQRDKEANYVRFVSGDGCSSSIGMVGGRQNITLGNCSLGSTIHEIGHAIGLLHEQCRADRDDFIIVNKDNIEDGKAHNFQTYIERGWTGGETGDFDFGSIMLYSSNAFSKNGEPTITKLDGTTFTGQRKELSEGDLAGIKFLYPDSVFTAK
- a CDS encoding cupin-like domain-containing protein, encoding MEIQRKSGISYEEFMEEHHNPGIPVIFTDATKVWKANGLFTPDWFRENYPDKESDVINKDTGKPYKMTEVMDLAEQSSEEKLAPYPLTFNITKEIPEMLDLLLPLNLGYAKPNWLEDKSFKRGNWGGIIELFVGGPGGKFPYVHKDYYHLSAWINQLYGEKLFTVFPRGQEKYLYATEKNQWRSEVNVFNPDLEKHPEFKNATPISFKVSAGETLYIPFGIWHTAHSLTPTISVAFDQLNSKNFPLFMNDVWNFKKESSKPKAVAAYLYALASGMGCRLKETIKA
- a CDS encoding tetratricopeptide repeat protein; amino-acid sequence: MYNAKGRYALMAIFVIAAGVCLFYDQQQLAVILGLMAGFVIWSHFKSSSILIASKYFKDGNYEKAAQLLAEVPNPDRLAKNRRGYYEFMIANIALKKEDYAAAEYHFQVASRFPLGSKSDKSFVLIHLANLALRKKDKVRALAYADKAKDLANTDRTKEIINKIEKEANSLPTN
- the ilvA gene encoding threonine ammonia-lyase IlvA; its protein translation is MKLQKEVELDFDAAAVRIADTVKRTQLEYNEGLSLKYNAKIYLKREDLQVVRSYKLRGAYNMISTLDQQQTSRGVVCASAGNHAQGVAYSCKKLNIQGVIFMPEITPRQKIKQTEMFGGDNIKIVLVGDTFDDCMKEALAYTAEHQMVFVPPFDNIKIIEGQGTVGVEIHQDLPEAEVIVMPIGGGGLASGVGSYFKSINPDITLIGVEPEGAPSMNQALKNGSPVTLDYIDRFVDGAAVKRVGNLTFEYCSDLLDQMLLIPEGKICTTILKLYNEDAIVVEPAGALAIAALDQLKDTIAGKTVVCIVSGGNNDIERMQEIKEKSLLFEGLKHYFIVRFPQRPGALKSFVNNVLGPHDDITRFEFIKKTNRENGPALVGIELQESTDYASLKQRMAEFKFEVIDLNDDQTLFEYLV
- a CDS encoding M12 family metallopeptidase; this translates as MKNKTLLIALAFAALTSACKKQNDQGTQTADVKTDNCNCSAEQASPEIKGQSITFGTGNKSIRLTKKNDQFILGSDILLSNEQVAYLKHKYDPSGTATESTFIDYLSKRWTNGIVYYSIDANVPNQARITDAIAHWKAKTKLTFTPRTTQANYIRFVVGSGCSSALGMAGGAQKLNLGSGCSTGNAIHEIGHALGLLHEQSRTDRDDYVIINKDNIEPGLEHNFDTWEDRGYTGGQTGAFDFGSIMMYPSNAFSSNGEPTITKLDGSTFGAQRTALSAGDLEGFKYLYPDYAL